In Setaria viridis chromosome 5, Setaria_viridis_v4.0, whole genome shotgun sequence, the genomic stretch GTTCGGTTCGGTAATACCGAATGCCCAGAGCTACCTTTCTTGCATCAACAAAAGTTCTACTCAAACCTTCTTGACCTTTATGCCCAAGAAATAATGGAGGCTTCTCCAGTCTTCAAAAGAAAATTAACTTCTTATTTTTTACTATGACTTGGAATTTGCTATAACCTCAtcttgggacctagaaaacctacaaaGAGACATGCAGACACATTAGTCCCAATAATCATGTTGTCATTCAATGACCAAAATAGAAAATAACAGTATTGATTTTTTTGGGTATCGTGGCTTGCTTATTTGTCGAAAACAGAATATAGGAATACATGGACAATGACTTGCAATAAAATATATGGTCAATGAACATATCATAGGGCATGTATTCATTTGACTGTTCATATTCTCTCATCGCTCAGGATGCCACTTGAGTGCAGCCATCTTAGTCCATGTTATCCTAGAATGTTGTACCAGTGATATCAGGTGTCAGTGCCTTTGCCAGATTCGGCACTTAATTACTATTATGTGTGACAAATGTCACAGCCACGATCAACTGTAGTTTCAGGACTCAACGATTTAGAATTTTAGACAGATAAGGTAATTAGTATAACTAATATCCAGTTCTATCGCTACTTTTACAAATATTATTTTCTGGGACTTCTTATGATTATGACTCGCATTAGCAAAAGACTGATTCGCAGTCAAGAAAACAACCAGTTAAAGAGAACCATGCATCTGCCCATAAGCGCTTGCATTCTCACAATGATATTAAATTCACTGTACACCACTGCTGTAAACCTTCGCATTGAACTTACCCATACTACCGGATTTTGAAGAGATACTTAGAAGCTGTCATCTGGAATTGTTCTTGATGAGACCTCCGCATATATGCTTTGTGAATTGTCCCATCTATGAAGGTTAGGCCACTGAAATATCCCCTACCTCTTCGCTCACTCAAAAGACATGCCCAGAGATGTAGTTCATAGATGCAAAGAATACAGAACAAAATCAGTACAAAATGTAAAAGGAAAAGTAGGAAAAAAAAGGCTCAAAATGTTCATTCTCTTGTTTTCTCCCTTTGACTCTTGTTTAGGTCAATTCAATGTCTGCCTCAACAATTTATTGTGATGCCAATAGTCTGTGACTTTGTTTGACAGCCGTAGGCACTTCAATGCTATTCAGCAGTTGACATTCGAAGGTACATCTGTGAATGTGATATAAAATTAAAGATTAGATCCGATTTGAGAATCTGGTAAAAAAGGATTGGTAATTTTTTTGATGTTCAGTGAGAGAACATGGCTGataccagaaaaaaaaagaacatgcatGGTTGAACATCGGAGGGAGGGACGACTATGGATATTGCAATGCTTAGATTGTGCAAGCATGGCATCTTTCCCAAGGATGTAGGCAAAACGAATTTGACATATTAAAAAGACCATCTTAATTTGTACTTGAACATTGCATGCATGTCTAATATTAAGTTATTGAGAAATTTCCGTCCATCCGGCGAAATCGAACAGTGGAAATGAAGAGAGTACTATGAAGTAAGTACCAATAAGTACCgatttggtgggaccaagtaccaaaaatattgagaaattactatgataccCTTTTAATCATGTGTtaatctatttaattcttttttggtaagaaggataagaaaggaaagtataCCGCTGGTATtttaaaagcattgtaacaaaACTCTAAGTTATTTATAGTTTAAGTGGAAGTTATTTTAATTACTCATTCCAAGTAAATATTTCTAACTCTTCCAAAAATCAACTTAACTGTTATCTGTGGTTTGACCAAGCCAAACATGGCTTCAGAAACTCTTCGCCTCTCCCAATTCTTATATCTCCCTGACTATCTGAGTACAATCTACAAACCAAAGTATTTTTCCCTAACCCATGACCTGTATGCATCAGTCTGACCAAAGCAGGGAATGTCTTTCCGTTAAAAGATTCTTGAAATTTCTCTGCTATAGAATTGACCTTCAATTTTAAGTAGCACTCTTGCCTGTAAATATCAACACCCATGTGTTACATGGTTCCTTCCTTTGTAGTAGCAAGTTACAAGCTGCCACATATCAGATCTCTTGATACCCACTTTGCCTGGAATCCCTACCCTCTTTCAGATGCTTCTTATCCATACAAATGCCACCTCTATGGCCAGATAGCAAAAACTTTAAATTAGAAAAGGCGACTTCGGAGCGCGGCATCGCATACCTCTCCATGTCCGACGAGGTGTGGGGCTTGCTTTGGTTAGATGCTGAACATACAGGATAAGAACTGGTCTAAGAGGTCATCCTTATGCTATGCTATTCATAGTGCCTCTGTATGCATCAGTCTTCTCCATGCTGACTTGGCTCGACACCGACCTGATTCTTGGGATGGTCAAGTACGTAAGAGTAGGCAACTGTGGTACTGGCGGCCGTCATCTATCTCGCTGACGTTATGTAAGAGTGATCTTATCTGAATGTGAAGAAACTGAAATTCACTTGAAAAATAACATCAGCTTTAGTAAATTACCACAATTTTACATGAAGTATCAGGCTGTAAGACATCAAACAGTCTAATTTCTGAAGAACTTTAAATCCATTCCAGGCTCCACAGACATACTGTAAAAAGGATTTTTGACAGAGTAGTAGTCAAAGATCCAAATACTTCATTCCAAATATGCACTTAGATTAATATGAATGAAACtggcattttttttaaaaaaaattctccttttACTCCATACTGGGGCCGGGCATCCTAACAAGGTATTATGTCCTGTCTTTTACTCCGTTCCAAAGAGTGACATTCTATCTTTGTCCTAAGTAAAATCATCTGAAGTTTAACAAAATTTATAAAATGGTATcaatatttatgatatcaaatatgTATCACAAGATTCATCGTGAAATATATTTCTATAGGATACGTATTTAGTGTCGTAAATGTTGACATTCTTCTTTATAAACTTCATATTtaagatagtttgacttaggaccaAATTAGAATGATACTCTtttggaatagagggagtactCTAATAAGGCAAACTTTGATCTTGTCAAAAGGTGTATTGGTCTCTTTGGGCTCTTATGTTTCTGTGAAAATTGAGTCTTCATACTATAATTCTTGGAATTTTGGTATTGAACATGGGAAGATCAGTATCATAAATGTATTGTATCCGTAAATTGTGTCAAATAGTTTCAGCGTCTCACAGTTATGTCTTATTCTTATATTAGTCATAGCTACAACTTTCTTGAATCTTAATTATTATTCCATAGCTACAACTTTTCTTGAATCTTCTACAGCTCATTCAACTCACATATCTCAGAAGACTAGATGACCATGATCTCACCAGaatcaatctctctctctctctctctaccccTATCCATTTCCCATTCTCTCTCTTCTGACTTGTCGAATGGGATAGCAGAGAACTACAAAAAGCAAGAGCCAGGAACCTTATCAACATGCATGGACGACCATCTCGGTATCAGGTTGCTGCACTTCTGTTGCCGTCCAAATATTCCATATTCCACACTGAACCGATCTGTGGTGTCGCAAGAAAGAGGCTTGGCCATTATCCAGTCCCTCCGGTATCACCTTTCGCCAGTCAGATCGCTGCAAAATCCCTCTCTCTTGCCAATGCACATGCCCACGCCTATATAAACCAGCCTCCCTTCACCAattctaagcaagcaagcaCAACTACTCAAAGCATCTCACAAACAATTAAGAAGCTCTTCTAGCTCGCCTACATTTTTTCTCTTCAATTCTTGCAAGTTCCTTTTCGCTAAGAAGTTCGATCACCTTCTTGATCAATAATGGACCGGGTGACGAAGCTGGCTTCTCAGCGTGCGGTGGTGATCTTCAGCATGAGCTCCTGCTGCATGTGCCACACGGTGACACGCCTGTTCCGCGAGCTCGGGGTGAACCCGACGGTGGTGGAGCTGGACGAGGACCCGCGGGggaaggagatggagaaggcGTTGGCGAGGCTGCTGGGCCGCAGCCCCGCTGTGCCGGCGGTGTTCATCGGCGGCAGGCTCGCTGGCTCCACCGACAAGGTCATGTCGCTCCACCTTAGCGGCAACCTCGTCCCGCTGCTGCGGAATGCCGGCGCGCTCTGGGTGTAGCAGAGTAGCGCCGGCTGCTCTGAATCACCTCGCTCATACGTACGCTGGAGAATAATTAACGTGTGTGCTTATTATCAGGAGATGGAGGAAAGTGATTAACTAAGCAGGCCTTTTTTCTGCACTGTAATAATAATCTATAGAGGGGTGAGTGTTGGATCAGGGTCTTTCGTACGTGCAGTAATGATGATGCATATACACATGTACTACCTCTTTTTCTTTTGTCTCCCGTACGTATCAAATGTTTAATCAGAGTCAGCAGTTTGATGCGGCAAATAGTGTGAAACTGCTGAAGTGGCAGAGCTAGGATTCATCTACTAGCAGCTCTCACATTCTGTGTCCACTCCAAGGTATAGCAAAAGTAAAAACCAATAGCACCAGGTAGTGTTCGCTTCCGCAGCTAAAAACTGTACAGAATCTTAGTCATAGATAATGCTTGGATCGGAACGCATCTCGCTCAATAGTCAATACTCAATACACATGGAGTTCCAAGTTCACTTTGCACCCTGTTTGTTGGAGCACCGGGTCTAAAAAGAGCTGGTCCGATTGTCCGACAGACCACACTGTTTGCCAACCCAACTTTTGGATGCCTGGCTATAACCCAACAAAAAAGCGGAAGACGTCGACCAAGAGCTCGGCGGGGCCGATTTGAGGATGTACGCAGCCAAAGTTGCTGGTGGCGGAGCTAGCGCTACGACTGAATCTTGTGAGTTGTTTATATACGCAGTACATGGTGGCTTAGATCTCAAGCGATATGGATAGAAACTAATATAGAATTGCAACAATCAATTCTAACTAATTTATCCTATCATAATAGCTGGATCCTATCGGATCTCTTTCGTAGTATACACTTAACACTTGGCGGACAAAGCACCGTTTATGAAAAAGCATTTCTAGCAGTAGAGTAGTAGCTGACCTTAGAGCATCTCTGCAGCAGTTTCCTAATAAATATTTCCCTGACTAGCTAATGGGGATGTCCTAATATCTTTCTCTTTATTATTATACCTTCTCCAATAACCtgatcccaatccaactacgtATTGGGATAATCGCAACTCTCCCTCTATTTGGGAAGAGTTGGAGTGGATTATTGATTTGTTTCAATAATTATTGGGGAGATGGCAATAATTCTCATCTGCTATGGAATATATGGACGATGTTTCTGCTCCCTCGGTTCTGTTCAACTTGCCACCTCGCTGCCCTGTCTCCGCTCCACTCCCTTGCCTTAGTCACTTGTCTGATGTTGGTGAGCCGAGTGTCATGAAGTCTGTGACATCTGTGCATATTGAGTCTGACAGTCCCCCTGAGAAAGGAAAAGGTACCCCAAATGATGGGGTTGATACTTCTGATGGAAGAGTGATTACCTCCCCTAGTACATCGCCAGAGAAGATTAAATCGAGGATATCTCCATCCACTGAGCCATGGTCGTCAACGTTTCTTGAGTATCCTAAGCAGGGGAAAGTTGTGGAAGGCGTGACAGATAACACTGTCAAGCGCAGTCTAAGGAAAAAAGATCAGCTCAAGGGCTTCAAGAGCTCCTCCTGTAATGACAAGCAATGCCTGGGGTGTTCGATTGATCCTCCAACCATCTCCACGTCTGTCATCAAGAACCTTGGTGCCTCCTTCTGCAAAATTGACCCGGCAAAGTTAACAGATGTGCCCTTGAAGAAAAGGAAGACGGTTGCCGCCCCTGGTGGGAAGAAgcaacctaagaagctctctaAAGAAGATGATGCGGATGGAAGCAAATCTGCCAAGAAGAAATCCAAGAAATGAGACATGGCGTGCCTTAAGGGCTTTTATGGGACTTTTGCTGCAAATTAACCCCATTTATCAGTTTCTCTGCTCTCAGCACTTTATATTTTGGAGCTATAATAACTTATTCTGCTCTTGCTTTTGTTGTTGGTTGGAACATTCTGTTTTCCTTTCTTATGGATTATTGATGCACCTATCTTGGATGCTAGTGGGATCAGATTGTTTAACTCCCTGTTATGGCTTTCTAGGCATGCATGGTACTCATGCTATGCCAATATTGTTCTTGGCTTCATGTGTTTTTAAATGGGAGACAACATAAATACTAGAGAATGGAAGGTTTTATGTGGAATTTTAGAGGCTAGAATTCAGATAGAAAATGGGATTCAATTAGAGATAAGATTGTGGAAAGACCCCCAAGAAACTAAAAGAGAGCATTTTGATCATCAATTTCTTAAGAATTTTTGTCCCCTCATGTATTACAAATTTGAATACCTGCCGTCGGTGGGCACCTCTGGTGGAGTCATTACCATTTAAAAATCCTCAATGTTTGATGGTGTCTTGGCTTTTAGCAATGAATATGGCATTTCTGTTGAGTTTTACCTCAAGGCAAAATAATGAAGCTTGGTTATTGACTAATGTATATGGCCCGTGCACTAGTGAGGGGAAGCGGAATTTCACAGATTGGTTAAAAAAATTCAGATACCGGAGAAATCTATTGGCTAGTTGTTGGTGACTTCAACCTCATGCGAGGACCAGAAAAATGGAACAGACCGGGAGGAGATATGCACGGGATGTTTATTTTCAGTGAGGCAATTAGCGCTTTGGGCTGGGTGGAGCTACCACTTCAAGGTAGACAGTACACATAGACAAGCTGATAAGACCCACCACTTTTCGATAGGTTGGATTGGTTTTTTACCTCTAACTCCTAGACTCTAACGTTCCCTAATACCTTTGTAAACACTTTAGTAAGAGAAACCTCTAACCATGTTCTTTGTATCATTCATATTGGTACTGCTATTCCAAAGGGTAGAATCTTCAGGTTTGAGAATTATTGGATGGAACATGAGCATTTTCTAGCTGTGGTACAACATAGTTGGTCTTTGCCCACCCCACAAGTAGATAAGTCTAAGGTTATCTCTGCTAAATTTAAGAATTTGAGAAGGGTCTTCAAGGCTTGGCAATCTCAAAAAACCAATATTTTCAATGTCAAACTAATCCTATCTCTCATGGAAATGTTGGAGGAATTTAGAGATCTTTGTATAGAACATCTTTTGGAGGATAAGCTGGTCTCGCTGCTACATCAACAGAGGATTTATTGGAGCGGCGAGAAACAATTAAGTGCGTCAAATCAGGGGATGCAGGTACCTAGTTTTTTCATCCAAATGCCACTATCAAGTAGAGAAAGAATCTGATCACTTGACTAGAGGATGCTAATGGTGTTGCCACCTCTGATAATGCCAGTAAGGCTAAAATTTTTGTAACGAACTGGCCTAGGAAAACGCCTAAGATCCACTCTACACGTTGAATGGACCACACCTACTAATTAACCGTCTTGCGCTTTCATCCTCGCTTTGCGCAAAAAGTTCGAACCGGAGTTTACTAGTTTCCTATGGCCAGCTAACTCGCTATTGGAAACCGACACGGGACTAAAGTCCTCGGCGGCTATTGTGCAGCGCTGCTATAGTAGCCCGTGCACAGTACCTTGAATACAGCCGACTGGCCTGGCCCAACTATCCTACGGGCTGGGCTGTTACAATTTTGGTGGAGGCTTACAAGGACAGGTTAGTTTCTTCTAAAGCACCACACATGCATTTTGATCTGGCACAACTTTTTGTCAGATTTATAAGGCTGGTAGTCCACTAGGGGATTACCcaaatggttgatttgtaggtggaggcgattgcgaaaccaagaactcgaaggtgatcatgagaacacaagggacacgagggttttagataggttcgggcttccagagagtaataccctacgcccTGTATgttggtggcttgtattgctcGATAGTTGATGTTTTGGGATTGCGTTGggttgccctcgggaggctcccttggccgccttatataggctgcgacttagagttacaagtcggtttgaatctaatctactcggttgttACATCGAAGGTGATCTAAGTcagattacaatacgtatcctgcaatatccaggctgatttgaatcgtccggcctccttgacttgtgctctaAGTATCTTCtagtccttggcccgcacgccctggtcggaTGGGCCTACTTGTCAGGACTGGCCAGTAttctggtcggtggggacccatggggtacccatatccctcaagcccccgagcgatgtgtaggcgaatagtaacttgaggtcatcacagcgaagcttgaaatgtggtcggctgaagctgcgatggcgccatggtgatgaagaggttgcacaatgctcaaaaaagaagaaaatccgagcgaaCGTGGAGCCAAACGCGCAGGGTGAggtcgagtgccgagttgatggatggtGGGCATCCAAAAGGTCGAAGCGAAGAaaatggagggcgtcgcaagacgcactccataggagtagctcTCAATCATtaaagcgattagtataattggtccaatggtcaaaaaaagaagaaaaaattgagcCCAGAAGCAAATCCAAGTGCCTGAGCACAGGGGTAGGCAAAACCATAGAGGCATGCCGAGCAGAAGTTGGTGCCCAGCCCCCcgggacgaggactggcggaggccatggaggcacgccgacctgaagtaggcgcccagccctcgaggacgaggactagcgaagccacggaggcacgccgatctgaattaggcacccagccgccgaggacgaggactgacggagccacggaggcatgccgacttGAAGTAAGCGCCCAGctcccgaggacgaggactagtggagccacggaggcgtgCCGTTAAAAACAGAATGGAAAAC encodes the following:
- the LOC117854939 gene encoding glutaredoxin-C1 encodes the protein MDRVTKLASQRAVVIFSMSSCCMCHTVTRLFRELGVNPTVVELDEDPRGKEMEKALARLLGRSPAVPAVFIGGRLAGSTDKVMSLHLSGNLVPLLRNAGALWV